The genomic DNA AGTGGTGGGTCCTCGGCACGATCGGCGTCCTGCTGGGCGTCGTGCTCGCGACCTGGTGGGGTGTGTCGGCCACCCAGGGTGTGTCGTGGAACGACGCGGGCAACAAGGTGGTCTCCGACCGGTCGGTGCAGGTCCGCTTCGACGTCACGGCCGACACCAGCAAGGGCGTCACGTGCAAGGTGAAGGCCCTCGCCGTCGACCACTCGGTGGTCGGGTCCAAGCAGGTCACCTACCCGCCGAGCAAGCACAGCTCCACGCGCTACGTCGAGACGATCGCGACGACCCAGCGCGCGACCACCGCGACCGTCGACTCCTGCGACTACACGCCCTGAGCGACCACGCTTCGGAGTGGCTTTGGCCACAGAAGTTGCTACACTCGTAGGTTCACCGAGGGTCTGGGATCGACTTCGCGAGGCGAAGCGACCCGGGCCTCGTTGTTTGGCCGCCGACCGTTTCGGGGGTGTGCGGCCAGACCCCGTACCCATGCAAGGAGAACCATCGTGACCGACACCGCCAGTGCATCGGCGAGCTTCCTGACGCAGGAGGCCTACGACCGCCTCAAGGCCGAGCTCGAGCAGCTGTCTGGCGAGGGCCGCACCGAGATCGCCAAGCGCATCGAGGCGGCTCGCGAGGAGGGCGACCTCAAGGAGAACGGCGGCTACCACGCGGCCAAGGAGGAGCAGGGCAAGATGGAGGCCCGCATCCGCCAGCTCACCGAGCTGCTGCGCAACGCCACCGTCGGCCAGGCCCCCAAGGACGACGGCATCGTCGAGCCCGGCATGGTCGTGACCGTCGAGATGTTCGGCGGCGAGGAGAAGTTCCTGCTCGGCAGCCGGGAGATCGCCGGCGACTCCGACCTCGACGTCTACAGCGAGAAGTCGCCCCTCGGCGCCGCCATCAACGGCAAGAAGGTCGGCGACGAGACCTCCTACGAGGCGCCCAACGGCAAGACCATCGCGGTCAAGGTCATCGCGGCCACGCCGTACGCCGCCTGAGGCCCCCAGCACGACTCGAAGGCCCGGTCCCGCACCTCGCGGGACCGGGCCTTCTGCGTTGCGTCTCGTCACCCGAGACGCCAACTTGCCTGACTCTTATGCATTGCATAACTTTCACTTAGGTCTTGAGCTCCAGCGCACAGCCCCGGCTTGCTGGACAGCAACCCTCCACCGCGGTGGGGTGCTCCGGGTGACGACCTGGCCCGACCATCCGGTCGGCGCAAGCGCGGACTCTCCCCCGAGGGTCCTCCTCACCGAGGGAGCTCGACGATGACCGCTCACCACGGCTCACGTCTCTTCGCGGCGCACGCCCACCGGGCGGCGTACCGCCTGCACATCGACCTGATGCGCGTCTGCGCCGGGTCCTGCTGACCGCACGCCTTCACCTCGGGCCTCCGCCCGCCCACGCACCCACCT from Luteipulveratus halotolerans includes the following:
- the greA gene encoding transcription elongation factor GreA, producing the protein MTDTASASASFLTQEAYDRLKAELEQLSGEGRTEIAKRIEAAREEGDLKENGGYHAAKEEQGKMEARIRQLTELLRNATVGQAPKDDGIVEPGMVVTVEMFGGEEKFLLGSREIAGDSDLDVYSEKSPLGAAINGKKVGDETSYEAPNGKTIAVKVIAATPYAA
- a CDS encoding DUF4307 domain-containing protein, translating into MAISRPAPGEGKWWVLGTIGVLLGVVLATWWGVSATQGVSWNDAGNKVVSDRSVQVRFDVTADTSKGVTCKVKALAVDHSVVGSKQVTYPPSKHSSTRYVETIATTQRATTATVDSCDYTP